ATATTTTGGTTCATCTTGCATGGTAGTAGGATCGCCTTTCATATGCATAAGGCAATACTGAGCATCATAACTTGCAGCTAATTTAGCAAGAGATGTATCACCAGTAATATCATTTATCATAGAAAAACCGTGATCTAGAGCAAATTTAAGACATCTCTCATCAAAACTATCAAGGCTAAATTTAGCCTTTTTGTATAAATTTTGGCGATAAATTTCAGATATGACGCCATTTATGCGTCTAAATTCCTCATCACTTCCACAATACTTGCTTCCAGGACGACTCGAAACACCACCTAAATCAATATAACTTGCACCATTTTCTATGTGGTTTAAAATGCGTGAAATAGCTGTGCTTTCATCCACACGGCTATCTTTATTAAAGCTATCGGTGTTAATATTTGTCACGCCCATTATCTCTGGTTTTTTTGGTTTTTTAAAATTTTGCTTTAAAAATTTGGCTAAATTTTTAAGTCCAAAATCTTGTAAAGCCTCTTTTTTAGCTAAAATTTCTACTTGTTTATCATTTGCTATTAAAAGTGCTTGAGTGCTGTCATCGCCAAGTATCACGCTTTGGTTACAAACAAGCTCAGCACCGATGCTAAGAGCGTCTTGTTTTAGAATATTTGCTGCAGCAGCTTTGATGTTTTTGATAAAAAAAAAGTTTAAATTTGCCTTTTTGCTCATCAAAATTTCACCCATTTTTTCTGGCTTTATAATATTACAAATTTCAGTGAAATTTGTATCTTTATTTACTTTATAAATTTTCATCTTTTATCTCCTATCATTAAAAGAAGCGGCGTTAAAATAGCTCTAGCTTTTGTATTTAGATTTGCTAAAACAAATAGTTTATTTATGTACTCTAGCTCACTTGTGTTAAATTTTACGCCTTGTAAAATGCTTGTTTTTACTACAGAGTGAACTAAATTTAAAAGCTCTTCTTTGCTTAAATCGCCTTTTTTTTCCAAAGCAACTTTTTCCTTTAAAAAAGTGTTAATATCGTGAAGGGTTAGTTTTTTAAAATTTAGATCTATTTTAGGAATTTCTACCTTTTCTAAGCGATTTATGATAGCCAAACGAGAGCGAATCGTAGGCAAAAAGAGTGATTTTGATCCGCCAACTAGGATAAATTCTATATTTTTAGGGCTATCTTCAAGCACTAAAAGAAGAGCGTTTTGAGCTTCTGTTCTAAATTTTTGACCCATTAAAACTATGGTTTTTAAAGAATTTTCAGCAATATATGCTTCATCAATTGCTGATCTTGCATCATCTATTAAAATTTCACTATTTTCATAAAATTTGCTGTTTTTATTTTGAGATAAAATTTCAGCTTTTACGCTATCAAAATTGTTTGATATGATGATTTTATTCAAAGCGTAACCTCATCAAAAAGTGCAGCACTTACGCTACTATCAAAAAGCTTAAAAAGCTGGATGAGCTTTATATCTAAATTTTCATCTTGACTATCAAGGTAAAATGCATTCTCACTATGCTCATCAATAAGCCACATATAGCTATTTTCGCTACTTTTTGCTACTTTTGCTAAAGGATGGCTACCTCTTCCTACATAAAAAAACATATATCCATTTGGAAAAGCAAGAGTTAACATATCATTTAGTAGTTCAATGCTCTCTTTGGTATTTATATAATCTAAATTTGAAGCAACTGCACGAAGTGAAAAAAACGGCACAAGCGGTCGTTCGTTCTCTCTGGCGTTTATATTTTGAAGAGCGTATTTCTCAAACCAACGCCTCTGTTCATCACAAAAAAAGATAAAGCTACTTCCTTGAAGCATAAATTTAACTTTTGAAGCAACTAAAGGTGTCCACTCTTCTCTTCTATCTTCCATCCAAGTGGACATAAAAGTATCTTTTCTAATACGCTCCAAACTCCACTTATAGAGATCTTTCATTATGCATTTAATCCATACGCATCATGAAATAATCTTACTGCTAATTCGCCATATTTTGCATCAACAATAACTGAAATTCTTATCTCACTCGTTGATATCATTTGGATATTTATGCCATTATTTGCTAAAGTTTCAAACGCTGTACTAGCAATGCCACTATGGCTTTTCATACCAATTCCAACAATAGAAACTTTAACTATATCGCTATCGCTTTCAACATTTAAATTCTCACCTAAATTATTAAGTGCACTTACAGCTTTATCTAGTTCATTTTGTGGAACTGTAAAGCTTAAATTAGCAACTCCGTTTTTGCCAACATTTTGGATAATCATATCAACATTTATCTCTTTTTGAGATAGTTTTTTAAAAATTTTAGCCGCCACACCTGGTTTATCTTCAATATCTCTAATGCCTACTCTTGCTTGATTTCTATCTAAGGCTATACCGCTTATTATAACGCCTTCCATTGAATTTTCTCCTGTTATTAATGTTCCTTCGTGTTCATTGAAGCTACTTCTTGTTACTAGATTGATGTTTAGTTTTTTTGCTAGTTCAACTGAGCGATTTAGCAAAACTTTTGCACCAAGACTAGCTAGTTCTAGCATCTCATCATAACTTACTTTATCTAGCTTTTTAGCCTTTGGTTCAATTCTTGGATCAGTTGTGTAAACCCCATCCACATCGGTATAAATTTCACAAAGATCTGCTTTTAAAGCTCCAGCTATAGCTACAGCTGACAAGTCACTCCCACCACGACCTAAAGTCGTAACATCTCCATTTTTATTTACACCTTGAAATCCCGCAACAACTACAATTTTACCATCTTTTAAAGCATTTTGGATTGCTACTGGATCTATGACCTCAATCTTTGATTTTGTATGAAAATCATCAGTTTTAATACCAGCTTGTCTTCCGCTAAATGCAACTGATGGATAGCCTTTAGCTGTTAGGGCAATGGCTAAGAGTGAACTTGTAACTCTCTCTCCAGCACTTAAAAGCATATCATACTCTCTTTCGCTTGGGTTTTTATCGAAATACTCAGCATATTCAATAAGCTTATTTGTTACTCCACTCATTGCTGAAACGATAACTACTACATCATTACCAGCATCTTTTGTTTTAATAACCCTTTTAGCAACTTCATCTATCCTTTCAAGTGTACCAACACTCGTGCCACCATATTTTTGAACTATAAGCATACTAAATAAACCCCTTCTCTTTAAAATACCCTAAAACTCTCACATAAACATCTTTTTTAAAAGGCGTTATGCTATCAATAGCTTCATCTATGCTTACAAATTTATAAGCACAAAATTCCGGATCTTTTACATCCAAATCAATACTTTTTTCATCATCTATACGAACTAAAAAATAGCGCTGCATTTGACCATCAAATTTAGGCTTTTTCTTAGCGATTACTTCAGCTGGATAGTCATAACTTATCCACTCTGGATACTCAGCGATAATTTTGATTTTATTTGTACCAATCTCCTCTTTTAGCTCCCTAAAAAGTGCAATAAGTGGTGTCTCGCCCTCATCAATCCCACCTTGTGGAAACTGCCAAGCATCTTTGACATCTGTTCTTTTTGCAACCATAACCCTACACTCAAAAGGATACTTAGAGGATAAAATCACAGCAGCAACATTTGGTCTGTAGTTTTTAGCTTCCATAAATTTCCTTATAAAAATGGATAATATTATCCAAATTTGCTTTAAAATTTGGTAAATTTTAAAACTTTATTAAAAAATCAATTCTCTCTTTAAAAAGCAAATATAAATCACAAAAGGTTATTAAATTATAAACTAAATCTAGTAAAATATAAAAGTCAACCTTTGACAAATTTATGAAGTTAGAGTAAATTTTGCTAAAAAGAGAGAATTTTTGCACATCTATATACACATTCCATTTTGCCAAAGTAAATGCCCTTATTGCGCTTTTGGTTCAAGTAGTGATGAATTTAACCTTACTAAAAGCTACTTTGATGCTTTAGAATTTGAGATAAAAAATGCTAAATTTAGCCAAATTTCTACGGTATTTATAGGTGGTGGTACTCCAAGTGCTGTAAATGCAAAGTTTTATACTAAAATTTTTGATATTTTAAAACCATACCTTAAAAAAAGAGCTGAGATAACAACTGAAGCCAACCCAAACTCAGCAAATTTAACATGGCTTAAAGCTATGCGTACTCTTGGTGTAAATAGAGTAAGTTTTGGAGCTCAAAGCTTTGATGATAAAAAGCTTAAACTTTTAGGGAGAATCCACTCAGCAAACACGACAAAAATAGCTATAAAAAATGCTAAAAAAGCTGGATTTAAAAATATAAATGTTGATATTATGTATTCAACTAAATTTGACACTAAAAAGCTACTTAAATTTGAAGTTGATAATTTAGCAAATTTAGGAATTTCACATATCAGCGCTTACTCTTTAATACTTGAAAATAACACCCCTTTTAGTGGTAAATCAAACTATGAAAAAGATAGCCCTGCGTTAGCCAAATTTCTTTTTAAAGAGCTTGAAAAAGCTGGATTTAAACAGTATGAAATAGCAAATTTTGGTCGTCCTTGTAAACATAACCTTGCTTACTGGAGCGGTGAAAAATATATGGGTTTTGGTGCGTATGCGGTTGGTTTTAATGGCAAAAAAAGAGCATATTCTCCTAAAAGCATAGAAGAGTACATAAAAAATCCACTTTTAAAAAGTTATGAAAATTTAACTATGAATGATATAAAAACAGAAAAAATTTTCCTAGGACTTAGATCAAAGATAGGATTTAGTGCTAAACTACTTAACGAAAATGAACTAAAAAACGCTAAAATTTTAACTAGTCACAAAAAACTTATCTATAAAAATTCAAAATTTTATAACCCAAATTTTTTACTTACTGATGAGATAACGCTCTTTATCCTTGAAAATTAGGTATATTTTAAAGAAATTTCGCTAAAATAGTGGCTATTAAAATTTATTAGGATAGATAATGTTTGGAATGAGTTTTCCCGAAATTCTTGTTATCGCTGTTATAGCCGTTATAGCTTTGGGGCCTGAAAAGCTTCCAAAAACGATGGTTGAGATAGCAAAATACCTAAAACTTCTAAAAAAAACAGTAAATGACGCAAAAGCTAGTTTTGATCAAGAAGTAAGGATTGCTGAACTTAAAGAAGATGCTAAAAAATACAAAGACAGCATATCTAAAACCACCCAAGGGGTTAGAAAAAAGCTAACTTTTGAAGAGCTTGAAGATATAAAAAATAGCGTAAATGACATAAAATCAAGCACTAAATCAAATCTAGCTGATATTAAAAAAGCTGTTAGTAACCCAACACAACTTGCCAAAGATAAACTCACTAATAGTGCTAAGAATTTCATAAGTAGCGAAAATAAACCTGAGAATAACGCCCAAGAGAGCAAAACTGAAATTTCACAAGACGAAAAAGGACAAAGCGATGTTTGAAGAGATAACCCCACACATCGTTGAACTTAGAAAGCGTTTAGTTATTTCAGCTTTAGCTCTTATTGTTGGTTTTGTAATCTGCTTTTTCTTCTGGGAGCCACTTTTTGATTTTTTATTAAAACCACTTCTTAAAATTTTGCCACAAAATAGCGAAGTTATTTTTACTCACCCAGCTGAAGCATTTTTTACCGCTATGAAGGTGTCATTCTTTGCTGGATTTTTACTAACCTTACCAATTATATTTTGGCAATTTTGGCTCTTTGTCGCACCAGGACTATATGATAATGAGAAAAAATATGTCCTACCATTTGTAATAAGTGCAACCATAATGTTTATTATAGGGTGTGCGTTTTGCTATATTTTAGTTTTGCCAACAGCGTTTAACTTTTTGATAAATTTTGGTGGTGGCGAAAATATGGTAGCTATGCCTAGAATAGGCGAATATGTAGGGTTTTTTATCAAACTAATGCTGGCTTTTGGCATAAGTTTTGAACTACCAATAGTTACATTTTTTCTAGCACTTTTAGGACTTATAACTGATAAAAGCTTAAAAGATTTCTTTAGATACGCTATTGTACTTATATTTGTTTTTGCTGCTGTTATGACTCCACCTGATATATTAAGTCAGTTTTTGCTTGCAGTTCCGTTAATAGTTTTATATGTCGGATCTATTTATATAGCTAAGATTATAAATCCTTATAAGGATATAGACGATGATGAAGCCTAATCTAAACTCTTTAGATGCTTATGACTACACTCTTCCAGAACATTTAATAGCTACAAAACCAGCTGATCCTAAAGAGAGTGCAAATTTATTAGTTTACAAACGAAAAACAGATGAAATTTCACACCTTAAATTTGGAGATTTGGCTGAAATTTTGCCACCTTGCGATATTATTTTTAACGATACAAAGGTTGTAAAAGCTAGAATTTACGGCACAAAACAAAGCGGTGGAAAAGTTGAGCTTTTACTAAACCGCCCTTTAATAGAGCCAAATTTTAGCGTATATATAAGAGGTTCTGTCAAGGTTGGAAGCAAGCTTAAATTTGATGATGATCTTGAAGCTTTGGTTACGAAACTAAACGAAGATGGGAGCCGAGAGGTTTTGTTTTCAAAAGATGGCAAAACTCTTAAAACTTTAGAGCTTTTTGAAATTTTAAATAAAATCGGCCATACGCCACTTCCGCCATACATAAAAAGAGATGACACCAAAGATGATGAGAGTTGGTATCAAACTATTTTTGCTAAAAATAGAGGCGCAGTTGCAGCTCCTACTGCATCTTTACACTTTTCGCCTGAAATGTTAAATAAACTTAAAAAAACCCACGATATCCACTATCTAACGCTTCATGTTGGTGCTGGAACATTTAAAAGTGTAGAAGTTGATGACATAAGAGAGCATAAAATGCACTCAGAGTGGTTTGATATACCTAAACAAACAGCTGAAATCTTAAATAGCAATAAGCCCATACTTGGCGTTGGAACAACTGTTACGCGAGTGGTTGAGAATTTTGCTAGAAATGGAATTTTACAAGGCGAGTGTGAGCTTTTTTTAAATCACCTAAATAGACCAATCAGACAAAATTTCTTGCTTACAAATTTTCATCTGCCAAAGTCTACACTTATAATGCTTGTGACATCATTTATCGGCTATGAAGCGACGATGGAAATTTACCGTATAGCCGTAGAAAAAGAGTATAAATTTTACTCTTATGGCGATGCGATGCTAGTCATTTAAAAACATAAATAAGTTATGTATTTTAGAAATTATAAGTCAAATTTTGTTAAGAATAGCATCTAAGCTGGCATATTTTCATATTTAAAGCTATTTAAATAAATATATTTACATCCCCACTATATTTTACATCTTTAATGTCTGAGTCATCATCTAACATCTTACTTATCTGAGTGCTTATTTTATCATCATCCATCTCTTCGTAAGAATAAACCATACTTACGCTATCAACACCTTTGAGATTTTCTAAATTTTTAAATACTTTGATTTGATCATTTGTATCTTTAGTTTGGCTAACAACGACTATTTTACCATCTTTACTAGCTGCAACTTCACACTCATCAATGCTTTGGATATCTTTTATAAGAGCATCTAGATTATTAAGTTTTGAGTAGACAATCATACTTGATATATTCATATTAAAACTCCCAAATTTTTATATTTTTTTCATAAGCAGATGTTATAAGCAAATTTGAACCATAAAATTTAACTCCATTTAATATACTTTGACCTGTGTTAAATTGACTTATAATATCTAAATTATCTGTATTAAACACCACAACATCGCTATCTTCACTACTCATAATAGCCGCTTTTGAGCCATTAGAATTTAAACCAACAGCATAAACTAAAAATTCAGATTCAAAAATTCTTCTTTTTGAATTTACATATAGTACTGCGTGCTTATCAACACCGCCGCTTATAATATTAAAATTATCTGAAATTTCTATATCATAGATATTGTCTTTATGAAGGGGTAATATAGTAGTATCGTCATTTGTTATATCATAAACATAAACTATACCACTTTCACAACCTACAAAAATAAGTCCATTTTTAACCTCCATATCGCTAAGTGAAGCCGTTGAAAATTTCTTTTGTGATACTACTTTAGCTTTATTTATATCGTAAAAATAAATTTCATTACTCATACTTGCTAAAACTATTAAATTTTCATCTAAAAAAAGAGCTTTTTTTATACCTTCATACTTTAGTTCTTGTTTTTCAATCTTATCATTTTCATAAAAATATAGTGCTTTTTTGCCAAAATCACTCTCACCAAGCATCATAACTTTTTTACCAATTATATCACCACTTAAAACTCTAGGTCGTACAAAATCACCAAAAAATGTCTCAATGTATTTAAGCTCTAACTCTATAAGTGTGGAATTTGACTCCATATTATGCACTATAAGCTCACCACCATCAGTAGAAATTATTAGCAAATTATCCTTTAAATTTAGCCCCAAAACATTATGTTTAGTCTCTACAGTATCAACTAAATTTGCAGAAAAACTTAAGCTAAAAAATAGTAAAAAAACTAAAATATTTCTCATTTTTTAACCTTTAAACTAACTGAGTTTTTAAAGCAAGCTGATAAACACTCGCCACATCCTACACATCTATCATTTACGATTGGTCTAAAAACTCCTAAATAATCAATAGCTCCATATCTACAAGAGTCCTGACAGTTATAGCAAATCACGCCATTCCAAGCAAGACATGAGTTTACACTAATCAAAGCTTTTGCATTAATAGTGTATTTAAACTCTAAATTTAAAGTATTTTTTCTGATCTCTTTACACGCCAAAGCACAATCTTCGCAGAAATTACAACCCAAATCCGAAACTTCAAATTTAATTACTGAGTCTTCAAATTTTAAAAGCCCTCTTTTACAGGAACTAACACAAGGTGCTTTGCAGTTCTTGCAACTAAATTCTCCACTAAAATATGGAGGATGGATAAATATCTTCCTATCAAAAAACACATATCTCCTTTATACTAAGAACTACAAAACTATTTTATAAAATTTAGAAAGTTAAAGCCTGTAATACACTTTAACTTATATTATTAAAAACTTACATAAAATATAGTGTAAATTTAAAATAGTGACTAAATTTTACTTAACACCTTCGTTTAATATATCCATTAAATTTGAACTTGAATTTCCGTCTTTATAGAAAAATTCAGGTTTAAAGTTATTTTGTATAGCTATATTAACTTTTGCTTGAGGCGTATGACACTGAACGCAGTTATATCTAGAGCCATCTAACACGCCTTCATTATCCTCCCCGCTTCTTAAGTCTACAAGATGAGATTTTGGAACTGGAGTTGAACCAACATCATTTGCAAATTCAGGAAGATGACAGGTTGTACACATATTTAACTCAGTAGTTATTGGCAGTAAGCCATCTAAATCATGTGGAATCATTGGAGGAGCATTTTCAAAAGCCCTATCAAACCTAGTAGAAAGTCCAGCAGGCTGTGCTGAATAATTTACATCTCTAAGCGTAACACTATTTTCATCTTTAACACTTATTTTTCTAAGCCCAATCTCACTATCATCAACAAATGTCCCAGCAACCGCAAAAGACAAAAGAGTAGATAACATTGCTAATGATTTTATAAATTTCATAAAAGTCCTTTTTTAATACTAAAATTTAGAGCATCATGTTTACATATATCAACACACCGCCCACAACTTATACACTCGCTACTTACTACACCATCTTTTTTACCAACCATATTAAGGACCTGTTTTTCAGGACAAACAACTATACAGTCCATACATTTTGAGCAGTTTTTTACTCTGTGTTTTACTCTTATAAAGCTAAATTTACTTAAAACTGCATAAAATGCACCAAGTGGGCAAATTTTAGAACAAATCCCCCTTTGGCTTATAAAAACTTCAAAAGCAAATATAACAAAAATAGTGCTTATTACAGTAATGTTTAAAATTATAAGTCCACGTTGTAAAAATCCAATAAAACTAATTTCTTCAAATATAGGTCTTGATAAAAGAAAACTTAAAATGAAGCTAAGAATAAGCAGGTAATATCTTAAATTCTTAGAAGGCATTAAAATATTTCTATCTTTTTTATATCCAAACTTTTCTCTTATAAAATAAGCAAAATCTGTTATTAGATTTACAGGGCAAACCCATGAGCAAAATGCTCTAGGTGCAATAAAAGCATAAAATATAGCTATTATAAATGCACCAAGAATGGCATTTAAAGAAATAGCTCCTGAAGCTAAATATATCTGTAGTACCGCATAAGGATCACTTAAAGGTATAAAACTAAAAAATACTGAACTGCTAAGATTTCCTTTTAGGACACTTAAAATGCCCAAATTTCCCAATATAAATAAAACTATAATTAAAATTTGTGAAACTCTTCTTACTAAATTTACTCTCACTACAGCTCCCCTGTATTTAAATAATCCAAAGCTAAATTTTCATCTGTGTAAACCTCGCTACTAACACCATCTAACTTAGCATCTGTTTCAGGTTGCCAACCTATAACATAATTACTTCCCATTTTACCAAAGGCTATTTCAAAAGGAAGTGTTTTTATAGAAGCAATCTCAGTAACACACGCTCTTTCACATTTACCACAACCAGTGCAATAATCAGCATCAACAGTTGGTAGTAAAAAAGCGTGTTTTCCAGTTCTGTCATTTCTTTCATATTTTAAAAACAAAGCCTTATCGATTAATGGACATGCTCTATAGCAAGCATCACATCTTATACCTTTAAATGCCAAGCAGTTTTGAGAGTCCATTACCGCTATTGCCATTTTTATATTTTCTGGATTAAGTTTTCCGTTTGATTTTAAACTATTAATATCTAAAGCCCCTGTTGGACAAGCAACAGCACAAGGGATATCAACACAGAGTTCGCAAGGAATTTCTCTTGGCGTGAAATAAGGTGTTCCAACTGAAATTTTCTCTCCTAATTTAGAGAGTTTTAAAGTATCAAATGGACAAGCTTCCACGCAAAGATTACACTTTATACACCTACTTACAAATTCACTCTCTTTAAGAGCTCCAGGCGGCCTTAAAAAAACTCTAGCTTTAGCAGGAGTTGTAGTAGCAATACTCCACACAAAAGATCCAGCTGTTAACAGCGTTACTGCCTTAAATCCACCTTTTAGAGCCTCTCTTCTAGTCATGGTATCTATGCCTTGTAAATTTTAACGGCACACTTTTTAAAATCAGTTTGGTTTGACAGTGGGCAAGTAGCATCAAGGCACACTTTGTTGATAAATACATTCTCATCAAACCAAGGAACATACACAAGACCAACTGGTGGTATATTTCTACCACGAGTATCAATCCTTGCTTTACACTTTCCTCTTCTGCTTTCTATCCAAACTTCATCATTTTGAACAAGCCCTAATTTTATGGCATCTTCTTCACACATATAACAAAAAGCTTCTGGAACAGCCCTAAACAGCTCAGGAACTCTCATCGTCATAGTTCCGCTATGCCAGTGTTCAAGTACTCTTCCTGTACAGAGCCAAAATGGATACTCTTTGCTTGGAATCTCAGGTGGGTCCATATAAGGGCGGAAGAAAATTTTGCCTTTATTGTGTATATTAACCTTTTCATCATCGTTTGCTTTTGCCAAATCACCAACACTTAGTTTGGCATTTTTGTTTCCATAAAATGCAAAATCACTTTGTGGGGCTGCTTTTTTAGCATAAGGATCATAAAGTGTGTTAAATCTCCACTGAGTCTCCTTACCATCAACAACAGGCCATCTTAAACCTCTAACTTTATGATATGTGTCAAAATCAGCCAAATCATGCCCATGACCAAGCCCAAATTTGCGGTATTCTTCCCAGATTGCTTTTTGAACGAAAAATCCATATCCCTTAAAAACTTCGCCATCGCTTCCAACTACATCTCTGCTATCGCCATTTACTTCTGAGTTGTCAAATTCGCCCATTATCGCATCATCTTTGCTAAATTTTTTCCACTCATCATTTGCAAAAAGCACATCAAATAGCGTATCATCTTCTTTGTAACCCATTTTTTTGGCTTCTTCTAAGACATTTGGAAGGGTTAATTTATCATCTATTTTTTTCTCACTCCAAACCTCTTTTAACTTAAATCTTTTTGAAAACTCAAGCATCTGCCAAGTATCACTCATCGCATC
The sequence above is a segment of the Campylobacter corcagiensis genome. Coding sequences within it:
- the napH gene encoding quinol dehydrogenase ferredoxin subunit NapH, coding for MRVNLVRRVSQILIIVLFILGNLGILSVLKGNLSSSVFFSFIPLSDPYAVLQIYLASGAISLNAILGAFIIAIFYAFIAPRAFCSWVCPVNLITDFAYFIREKFGYKKDRNILMPSKNLRYYLLILSFILSFLLSRPIFEEISFIGFLQRGLIILNITVISTIFVIFAFEVFISQRGICSKICPLGAFYAVLSKFSFIRVKHRVKNCSKCMDCIVVCPEKQVLNMVGKKDGVVSSECISCGRCVDICKHDALNFSIKKGLL
- the napG gene encoding ferredoxin-type protein NapG: MTRREALKGGFKAVTLLTAGSFVWSIATTTPAKARVFLRPPGALKESEFVSRCIKCNLCVEACPFDTLKLSKLGEKISVGTPYFTPREIPCELCVDIPCAVACPTGALDINSLKSNGKLNPENIKMAIAVMDSQNCLAFKGIRCDACYRACPLIDKALFLKYERNDRTGKHAFLLPTVDADYCTGCGKCERACVTEIASIKTLPFEIAFGKMGSNYVIGWQPETDAKLDGVSSEVYTDENLALDYLNTGEL